AAATTCTTTAAATAATCGAAAGTCATGACGCTTACTATTACTAAATGCAGTGCAAATAACCTTCTGGCTCTTTTTGTCTACTATCACCTGATTTTTTAACGTATGCCTTTTCTTTTTTCCTGAATAAAAATATCTTTGGTTTTTAGTGCAAAGTCAGGGTGCTTAAATCAGCATATCTTCTATCCAACGGATATTCCGATAGCAAGCACTTTCTGAAATATGTAGGATGCTGCAACAAAATAGGTTCTATATTCTCTCCTATGGGAAGATGAGCCAAAAGAGTATGTACTCAAAGATAAAGAAAAGGGCATACTACCTAGGTGTATTGCAAATTACATTAATGAATATGGAGCCATTGAAGTAGCTCATAAGTACTTACTTGATACTAGCGGTAATGCTATAGGCATTGCCAGTAGCACACGGGAGCAAGTGTATTCATTTATCTAGAAAAAATTTAGGGTACCGTCTGAGATGTAAGTCTTAGGGTTTTTTACGTATTAAAATCCCATCCTTTTTTTTACTTTTTTACTGACGGATTTTTAGATTTTTGCTTTATATGAGAATGTTTGTTCTCTTTTTTGGTTTGTTTTTGTTCTGGAGTAAAGGGGAATAGTAATCTATCTCCCCATAGAGAGACATTAAATTCTAGCTCTGGATTTATGAGATATACATAATATCTGTGATATAAGGGAATAACTGGCATATCGTCGATCAGTACTTTTTCGGCTTGCTCTAGAGTTAATAAGCGCTTATCTCCTTCCTCATAGTTAGAGCGATCAAGTAACTCGATAAACTTTGGATGTTCCCATCTAGGATGATTCATTGTATAGTTTTTATACTTAAATCTTTCAAGCACATTCATAGGGTCGTCATAGAAGGCAAGCCAACAAAAAAAACACATTGAATAGTCATAGTTATTTAACTTATCTAAAACAATGCTAAAATCTAGCTTTTCTAGCTTAATAAAGATTCCAAACGCTTTTGCCCACTGCTGTTGAATGACTTGCACTATCTCATTTGCATAAATTCTGGGATAATAAAAAAAAGTCAGTGATTTAAAAGCCTCTTTGGTAATACCTAGCTCAGCCATTCCTTCATTGAGCAAAATATTAGCTTGGATTACATCGTTATCTTTGAAAAACTCGGTACATCGATTTTCTTTTAAGCAAGGTGCAACTAGATTTGTTGCACATAAGCCGGCTTTGTAAGCAGGAGTGATTGAATCCGTTTTGATATTTTTTTTACATCCTTTTCCTAATATTTCAATTAATTCTTGGCGATTAATTGCCAAAGCAAAAGCTCTTCGAATCTTAACATTATTAAAAGGCCGTTTAGTTGTATTGAGATTAATAAATACAGAAAAAGGTTGTGCTTCTAAGTTAAAGGTCCATGTTTTTTCTAGCTCAGATATCTCCTCTAAAGGAATATTCGTTAAAGAGTCTCCAATCATATCAACTGTTCCTTGTTTAAACATTTCTAATGTTACGTGATTGTTTTCGACAATATTGAATGTAATTTTTGGTGGATGTTTATCTTTTATTTTTCGATAGTATGGATTGCTAGTTAAAACGATTTGATCGCCTTGCTTAAAGCTTTCCAATATGAAAGGTCCATTGCACACGAATTGAGCGCCTGTTTGGCATACCCAGTTAGGGTTCTTTTGGTCTTGCTCAATACTTATAGGATAAAAGCAGGGTTGTGAAAGCACCTTAAGAAGGTAAGGAGTCGGGTGTTCCAGCGTAATTACAAGGATTTTTTCATCAATTGCTTTAATACCTACCTCATTTAAGGGAACAAGTCCTTTCCTGGCTTTTTTTGCGTTTTTAATGGGAGCAAATTGGTAGTCCCCTGTTGAGGGAAACTTTGGATTAAGAATGTCTTTCCACGACTGTTCAAAATCATAAGCAGTAACGGGCTTACCGTTAGACCAATAGTTGTCTCCTAACATAAATGTATAGGTAAGCTTATCATCTGAGACCTTATACGACTTAGCTTGGGCAAGTTTAATGGATCCATCGGGATAGCGCTTAGTAAGACCTTCAAACAACAAGAAAATCATTTGCGAAGAATAAACATCGCCGGCTTTACGAGGATCAAATGTTTTAGGAGACGTTATCATATTTAAATTGAGCATAGGTAAATTATTTTTTAACGGAGCTGAAGAGCTGCAAATAAATATACATGTAGTAACAAGCACAACAACCAGTGTTGCTTTTTGGATAAAAGGTTTCCTTAGTTTTTTAATGATACAAGAAAAAAACGCTAAAAATCTGTTCAACTTCTTGCATAGCATGTAAAAAACCCTTAAAGAACAATTATAAATTTTATAAAGACGTATTTTCTGATAAAATGGCATATTCTACAACAACAAAAGAAAAATTTAAGACACTTTTATTGCTAGAAGTTGTGATGTGAATATTATTTTGAGCTCCTCTTAGCTATATACTATACATGCCATAATTGCACACTAGGAAAAGTGACTAAAATTTTTTGTAGTAGAAAACCGAAGAAATAGGTAAAGACGACAAATGAGTTGGCGCTTAGAAGCCGTAGTATACATTGTCTTGCCCATTTCATTTCGGATAGCATAATGGAGCGAAGAATCTAAACTAGTTTTCTTCAAAAAGACTCCGCAGAGAACCCTGGACTTATCTCCCGCATTAAACTTTGCTGTCCAAGATCTTAAAAAACGCCTTTTATTGTGCAAGCGAAATATCGGCTCGGAGAGCTTATGAAGAATTAAGAGAATTTATATTCCCCTTGTGTGCAATTAGAGAACTTTTTTCAGTAAGGCATAATGATAGTTTTCATAAAACCCTTGGAAGTAATTATGGCATATATAGTAGTGCCAATTCAAACGGCTAGCTTAATGGGGTTCAAGTCAACGACTTGAAACTTCTCGTTAATCCTATATTTTTCTATACGATTGAATCGGAACCACTATATATTAAAAATTAGAACATAACACATCTTCAAAAAAGATCATCCATTGTCAGTTGATTATCAATCACTGAAAGATAATGTGCATTCTTTTTGACACCATAAGTGGTTACCATAGTCATAAATAGAGTTTTAGTAGTCTCTGTTTGTTCTCTAAAAACGTTCTTTTTATTCTGCAACTTTTCTTCATAAGATTTATCGATAGTAAATTCCGAAGAGCTATATTTCATTTCACATAAATTGATACATTTATCTGCTCTATCTATAACAAGATCTATTTGCGCCCCTTGTTCATTAATCGATTTTTTAGGCAGATAGTGCCATCCTGATTCAATGGTACTGATACCCGAAATACCAAGCGCTTTTTTTATTTTCTGAATGTGTTTTAAGCAAAGAGATTCAAAGGCACATCCGCTCCATGCATTCCACTTGGATGTGCTTTGTTTTTTTATCCAAAATTCTGAATCAACACTTTCCAGACCAATCTTAGAGTTTTCTACAATCCAGGTTAAGTAAAAAAGAGAGTATTCATCAATAAGCCGATAGATTCCTCCAGCTTTCTTTTTCTTAAAGGAAGGAACATGTATAAGAAAACCCGCATCGATTAACTCTTCAATAACTCTGCTTGAGGTTCCACCTGAGGTTAATTTTGTTTTGTTTAAAAGTTCATTTTTTGTGAGTCCATCTATAGCCTTAGCAAGAACTTTTACGATAGCTATATGATGCTCATAGTTCTCAAAAAGAGACTTATAAAGATTGTCAAATTCGTTATAAAGCCCACCATTTAGGGAAAAGCACACATCATTGATGATTTGAGCTGCAGATTTGCCTCTAGCTATATAGGAAAGATATTTCGGAACTCCTCCCATTGCCATGTAAATATCAATAATTTGTTTTCTCTCTAGTTCAATATGACGGGA
This is a stretch of genomic DNA from Candidatus Rhabdochlamydia oedothoracis. It encodes these proteins:
- a CDS encoding peptide ABC transporter substrate-binding protein, whose amino-acid sequence is MLVTTCIFICSSSAPLKNNLPMLNLNMITSPKTFDPRKAGDVYSSQMIFLLFEGLTKRYPDGSIKLAQAKSYKVSDDKLTYTFMLGDNYWSNGKPVTAYDFEQSWKDILNPKFPSTGDYQFAPIKNAKKARKGLVPLNEVGIKAIDEKILVITLEHPTPYLLKVLSQPCFYPISIEQDQKNPNWVCQTGAQFVCNGPFILESFKQGDQIVLTSNPYYRKIKDKHPPKITFNIVENNHVTLEMFKQGTVDMIGDSLTNIPLEEISELEKTWTFNLEAQPFSVFINLNTTKRPFNNVKIRRAFALAINRQELIEILGKGCKKNIKTDSITPAYKAGLCATNLVAPCLKENRCTEFFKDNDVIQANILLNEGMAELGITKEAFKSLTFFYYPRIYANEIVQVIQQQWAKAFGIFIKLEKLDFSIVLDKLNNYDYSMCFFCWLAFYDDPMNVLERFKYKNYTMNHPRWEHPKFIELLDRSNYEEGDKRLLTLEQAEKVLIDDMPVIPLYHRYYVYLINPELEFNVSLWGDRLLFPFTPEQKQTKKENKHSHIKQKSKNPSVKK
- a CDS encoding AAA family ATPase, translating into MIIGRKKELEILQEIYESTEPQFLAVYGRRRIGKTFLISEFFKNKGIYFEITGMKEGSRAEQLFQFAYEFSRQFNQGKRISSPENWAQALNLLHEAIEEIKDKKIILFFDEVPWLASPRSKFLNALEHFWNRYLSRKKNVVLIICGSSAFWIIRNIINNKGGLYGRVTRKMRLLPFSLLETEKYLKSRHIELERKQIIDIYMAMGGVPKYLSYIARGKSAAQIINDVCFSLNGGLYNEFDNLYKSLFENYEHHIAIVKVLAKAIDGLTKNELLNKTKLTSGGTSSRVIEELIDAGFLIHVPSFKKKKAGGIYRLIDEYSLFYLTWIVENSKIGLESVDSEFWIKKQSTSKWNAWSGCAFESLCLKHIQKIKKALGISGISTIESGWHYLPKKSINEQGAQIDLVIDRADKCINLCEMKYSSSEFTIDKSYEEKLQNKKNVFREQTETTKTLFMTMVTTYGVKKNAHYLSVIDNQLTMDDLF